ACTAAGATAATCTTGTGTTTTTTTCAACATACCTATCAACTCCTATCTATTTATATTCTTGCCTTTCTTTTAACTTAGAATTACTACTAATTAATTTATCTTTTTCTAAAAAATAGAAAGGTGCAATGTTCTCACTTCCATAATTAATCTTATAACAAATTTGCCCCATATGATCATATCCAATAATATCACCTTTTTGAACAAAATCACCTTCTTTTAGACTTGTTTCATTAATACATCCGTATATTGAGCTTAATTTATGTTTATGTTGAATAATTATTGTTATATTGGTTTGTCCAGAGTAACTAGTAACACTGTCCAGCCTTTTAATGATACCATTTGCAGAAGCATATATTGGAATATTACTTAATGAAGTGATTTGTTGGGCATTAGAATTGATATAACTCCATTTATCATTCTTGCTATAATAATTTAATGCTTCTCCTTCTCCATTTTCACCCAGTGGTGAAAAGGTTGGAATATCTTGTGGTAATGCATCAATGATTTTCATATCATTATCTTCATAATTAACTGTTACTAAGTCATTATTAAATATTACATCAAAAACTCCTGATTCACTATTCTCATTTGCAAAAACGAAGTCTATTGTATAAAATGATAGCACGATTGAAATAACGAAAGCACTAACCCCTGTTACTGATTTTGCACGTAAGTTTTCTTGCTTCTTTGTATCAATTATTTTTCTAATACGTCTTTCTACTCCTGAATTATTACTCATACCAGTCATCATATTATTGATCAATCTTTGTGATGAACTCATTCTGATCATTTCAATTAAATGAGTTGCATAAATATGTGGTGTAATTCCAGATTTTATAACAAAATCATCACATGCACCTTCTCTTTCTTCCCTAAGAATTCTACCAGTTTTAGAAATTAAAGGGTTAAACCAAAACACTGCACACAAAGCTTGAACAAATAAATTATGGATACTATCAAAGTTTTTTATATGAAACATTTCATGTGTAAGTACGATGATCCATCTTTCATCTGTCCATAGCGCACATTGACTTGGTAATATGATTAACGGTTTAATTACTCCAAATGTAACAGGTGAAGAAACACAACTACTTTCAATGATTTTTACTGGTCTTTTGATTTTCAACGTTTTTTTAATACTATTTATCAAATTATCTTCATGATAATCATATGCAATGATTCTATCGCAATTCTTTACTATTTTATGTATTCCATATAATCCAATTATGATTCTAAATGTACAAAACAACACGCCAATAAGCCATACTATAGGTAAAATGGTAGGCAAGTATGTATCTGTCTTCGGTTCAATCGCTTGATAATCCTTATTGTATTTAATATCAATACTATCTTCAGAAATAGGTAGTTTCCGATATACGATATACGAATTATAGGACAAATATGGCTCAACGGTAAATGTAATCGGGTTTGTTACAGGAATTACATAGAAAAACAAAGGTATTATAATCATTCCAAGTATTGAAACCAATAATAATTTGTATATTTGTATTGATGAATATTGTTTTCTTAACCTATACAATGAAATTGCAATCAAGATACCTACGCTTCCTTTAATTGAAATTTCCACAAAATAAATAAGACAATTATAAAGCACTTGGTTTATTTCAGACAAATCAAATAAACGATGCATACTTTCCTTCCTCCTACTATTATTTATATATTCTTAATGTATTAAAGTAATTGGTTTGATATGAAAATTGTAATATTCACTTATTATAATAGTTTCTCAGGTGAAACCAAAGATTTGTTTGATTTGTTAAATTCCTATCTCTATAAAATGTCCTGTTAAAATATTAGCACTATTTATTCTTATTGTCAAGATATACAAAATGTTCAGCTTATACAAAATTACGGGCATTTTTTTCATCCTGTAGTGAAACCATGTCCTTGTAAACAAAGAGTTGGCACAACATATCTCACTGATCAAGAGAAATATATTGTGCCAATATATAAATTTAAGGATTGCCTATAAACGTTTACTTTACCTCAGCAAGTAATCTATCCACCAAATCACCGTACTGTGTATTATTCATAAAATTCTCAATCGATATATGTTCTGCATTTGGAATCTTACTTACTGCTCTACTGGTTAATTTACTATGTGTAATAACGATATCTGCATCATTTGGAATATTATCTATAGCTTGATTCGTAACCTCAATATCTAGTCCTGCTGCCTTCACTAGGTTCCTTAATTTTGATGCTCCCATTGCGCTTGAACCCATTCCTGCATCACATGCTACAATAATTTTTGATACAGATGACTTTAATAATTGTTTTTTTTCTACATTACTTTTTTTCCCTTTTAAACTAACCATTTTTTCCTTAGCTTCATTGAACTCATCATCATCTTCATCTTCTTTAGCTGTTTTTTTAATGATCACAGACGATATAACAAAACTTACGCCTGCTGCTACAACAACACTAATTAAAGTTTTTAAGATTCCATCTCTTGTAGACATTGCTAATAATGCAAAGATACTACCAGGTGTTGGTCCAGCCACTAACCCATTGTTTAACAAAACATTCATAAAAACACCACTCATGCCACCAGCGATTGCTCCAATGATCAATAATGGTTGCATTAAAACATATGGAAAATATATTTCATGTATTCCACCTAAGAAGTGGATTATTACAGCACCCGGAGCTGTTTGTTTTGCTATACCCTTAGCAAACATCCAGTACGCCAACAATATGCCAAGCCCTGGTCCAGGATTTGTTTCTAATAGGAAAAATATTGATTTGCCCGTATCTAATGCTTCCACTGCTCCTAACGGTGCAAATATTCCCCAATTAAGCGTGTTGTTTAAGAATAAGATCTTTGCTGGTTCTATTATGATTGATGTTAATGGTAATAATCCAGCATCAATGACAGCTTGAGTAGCATTCCCTACTGCAGCACTTGCATTGGTAACAAGTGGCCCAAACAATACGAATCCTAACATTGAAAGCAACATCCCTGAAATACCTGCAGTAAAATTGTTTATCAACATTTCAAATCCCGAAGGAATTTTCCCTTCAAGAAAGGCGTCAATTTTTTTAATAACAAAACCACCTAATGGTCCCATTATCATTGCACCTGAAAACATCGCAATTTCCGTGCCAAAGATAATACCAAAGGTTGCAGTAGCTCCAACTACTCCACCTCTTACACCGCCTATTAATCTCCCGCCTGTATAACCTAATAATAATGGCAATAACCATTTCATCATTGGTGTTACAAAG
This genomic interval from Firmicutes bacterium HGW-Firmicutes-1 contains the following:
- a CDS encoding PTS mannitol transporter subunit IIBC (CmtA with CmtB possibly forms the mannitol-like permease component of the cryptic mannitol phosphotransferase system, which phosphorylates and transports various carbohydrates and polyhydric alcohols in Escherichia coli; cytoplasmic protein); the protein is MNESTVQVKVQKFGRFLSAMVMPNIGAFITWGLITALFIDVGWLPNATFATFVTPMMKWLLPLLLGYTGGRLIGGVRGGVVGATATFGIIFGTEIAMFSGAMIMGPLGGFVIKKIDAFLEGKIPSGFEMLINNFTAGISGMLLSMLGFVLFGPLVTNASAAVGNATQAVIDAGLLPLTSIIIEPAKILFLNNTLNWGIFAPLGAVEALDTGKSIFFLLETNPGPGLGILLAYWMFAKGIAKQTAPGAVIIHFLGGIHEIYFPYVLMQPLLIIGAIAGGMSGVFMNVLLNNGLVAGPTPGSIFALLAMSTRDGILKTLISVVVAAGVSFVISSVIIKKTAKEDEDDDEFNEAKEKMVSLKGKKSNVEKKQLLKSSVSKIIVACDAGMGSSAMGASKLRNLVKAAGLDIEVTNQAIDNIPNDADIVITHSKLTSRAVSKIPNAEHISIENFMNNTQYGDLVDRLLAEVK